A single region of the Microlunatus panaciterrae genome encodes:
- a CDS encoding alpha/beta fold hydrolase: MTSTSHTLTVPGASIHYELRGAGPLLAMIGAPMGSSGFAALAEAMASDFTVLTYDPRGSERSTVTDRTAATTPELLADDVHRVLAAVTDEPVAVLGSSGGAVTGLALVTAHPEQVSVLVAHEPPVLTLLSNAAEELATVEDIYQTYLRAGSDAAMRQFLLSIGVLGEEGSRQFAASPEPEPVPAPEIPQSDNDFFYANQIRATTAFRPDLAALQAAPTRIVVGVGATSAGQLAHRTGAALAEQLGQVATEFPGDHGGFAGETPAFAARLREVLRANV, encoded by the coding sequence ATGACCAGCACCTCCCACACCCTGACCGTTCCCGGAGCCAGCATCCACTACGAGCTGCGCGGAGCCGGGCCACTGCTTGCCATGATCGGTGCCCCGATGGGCAGCTCAGGTTTCGCGGCGCTGGCCGAGGCGATGGCCTCGGACTTCACCGTACTGACCTATGACCCGCGAGGCAGCGAACGCAGCACGGTGACCGATCGGACCGCGGCGACCACGCCCGAGCTGCTGGCCGACGACGTCCACCGAGTGCTGGCAGCGGTCACCGACGAGCCGGTCGCGGTGCTGGGCAGCAGCGGCGGCGCTGTCACCGGGCTGGCCCTGGTCACCGCCCATCCGGAGCAGGTCAGCGTCCTGGTCGCGCACGAGCCGCCGGTGCTCACCCTGTTGAGCAACGCGGCGGAGGAGCTGGCCACGGTGGAGGACATCTACCAGACGTATCTGCGTGCCGGCAGCGACGCCGCGATGCGGCAGTTCCTGCTGTCGATCGGTGTGCTGGGCGAGGAGGGCTCGCGCCAGTTCGCGGCCAGCCCGGAGCCCGAGCCGGTGCCGGCCCCGGAGATCCCGCAGTCGGACAACGACTTCTTCTATGCCAACCAGATCCGAGCCACCACCGCCTTCCGGCCGGACTTGGCGGCCCTGCAGGCGGCCCCGACCAGGATCGTGGTCGGGGTCGGAGCGACGTCCGCCGGTCAGCTCGCGCATCGGACCGGAGCCGCGCTGGCCGAGCAGCTGGGTCAGGTGGCCACCGAGTTTCCCGGTGATCATGGGGGTTTCGCCGGTGAGACGCCGGCCTTCGCGGCGCGGCTGCGTGAGGTACTGCGGGCGAACGTCTAG
- a CDS encoding glycosyltransferase, which yields MSLPAADLGSLTIIVPTRNESDNVAPLLARLSSSLPSPATVLFVDDSDDETPLVVEQAGRRGYPGLDVQLLHRQGEQRRGGLGGAVLAGLARTDTTWVCVMDGDLQHPPECVASLLTAAVDGSADLVVGSRYVRGGRNEGLGVLRTAVSWGSTVLAKAVFPHRLRDIRDPMSGFFLFRREALTEPMTPRGFKILLEIAVRHPDLVRCEVPFVFVERSAGTSKGTLKEGFRYLRLLVDMRLSLRARPAPSQVTSAVELGWGVPVPERQSAAGPSAEG from the coding sequence ATGTCACTACCTGCTGCCGACCTCGGCTCCTTGACGATCATCGTCCCGACGAGGAACGAGTCTGACAACGTCGCACCTCTGCTTGCCCGCTTGTCGAGCAGCCTGCCGTCGCCCGCGACGGTGCTGTTCGTCGACGACAGTGACGACGAGACACCGCTCGTGGTTGAGCAGGCCGGCCGTCGAGGCTATCCGGGCCTGGACGTGCAGCTCCTGCATCGACAGGGGGAACAGCGCCGCGGGGGCCTTGGGGGCGCCGTCCTGGCAGGCCTCGCCCGGACCGACACGACCTGGGTGTGTGTCATGGACGGTGATCTTCAGCACCCACCCGAGTGCGTGGCCTCGCTGCTGACGGCCGCCGTGGACGGGAGTGCCGACCTGGTGGTCGGCAGCCGCTACGTCCGCGGCGGCCGGAACGAGGGCCTCGGCGTGCTGAGAACCGCCGTCTCCTGGGGATCGACGGTATTGGCCAAGGCGGTCTTCCCCCATCGACTTCGTGACATCCGCGACCCGATGAGCGGCTTCTTCCTGTTCCGCCGTGAGGCGCTGACGGAGCCCATGACGCCTCGCGGGTTCAAGATCCTGTTGGAGATCGCCGTTCGTCACCCTGACCTGGTGCGCTGCGAGGTCCCGTTCGTCTTCGTCGAGCGAAGCGCAGGTACGTCGAAGGGAACCCTCAAGGAAGGGTTCCGCTATCTGCGACTGCTCGTCGACATGCGGCTCAGCCTGCGTGCTCGGCCGGCACCGTCGCAGGTCACCTCAGCGGTCGAGCTCGGCTGGGGAGTGCCAGTACCCGAGCGGCAGTCCGCAGCCGGACCGTCAGCGGAGGGCTGA
- a CDS encoding enolase C-terminal domain-like protein: MSGPDRIRQVEVSAYTVPTDAPEADGTFSWSETTMVLVQVHSDDLVGTGWTYGAGATAALVRETLAPLVVGRSALEVVGAWSAMVARLRNIGRPGIGSMALSAVDCALWDLKARALGVPLHRLLGAARSAVPLYGSGGFTSYDDDQLACQLRRWTEGEGMSRVKIKIGESWGGNESRDLDRVRQARQLIGDDVELYVDANGGYNVGQAVRVASTLDALDVGWFEEPVSSDDLDGLRSVRGRTRADVAAGEYGYDLVYFQRLCSAGALDCVQVDVSRCGGITELLRIAAVAAAYNLDISGHCAPYLHAPVLAAVPNLRHLEWFHDHVRIERQFFAGATAPDHGSLALSDDVVGNGLTWLPEVAESFRVR, encoded by the coding sequence ATGAGCGGACCCGACCGCATCCGGCAGGTGGAGGTCTCCGCCTACACGGTGCCGACCGACGCACCTGAGGCCGACGGCACGTTCAGCTGGAGCGAGACGACGATGGTGCTGGTCCAGGTTCACAGTGACGACCTGGTCGGGACCGGGTGGACCTACGGGGCCGGCGCGACCGCGGCGCTCGTGCGGGAGACGCTGGCGCCGCTGGTCGTCGGCCGGTCGGCCCTGGAGGTGGTCGGAGCCTGGTCGGCGATGGTCGCCCGACTGCGCAACATCGGCCGGCCGGGGATCGGGTCCATGGCGTTGTCCGCGGTCGACTGCGCCCTGTGGGACCTGAAGGCACGCGCCCTGGGGGTGCCTCTGCATCGGCTGCTGGGCGCTGCCCGGTCCGCGGTCCCCCTCTACGGGTCGGGCGGCTTCACCAGCTACGACGACGATCAACTGGCCTGCCAGCTCCGGCGATGGACCGAGGGCGAGGGGATGAGCCGGGTCAAGATCAAGATCGGTGAATCCTGGGGTGGCAACGAGAGCCGCGACCTCGACCGGGTGCGGCAGGCGCGCCAGCTGATCGGTGACGACGTCGAGCTCTATGTCGACGCGAACGGTGGCTACAACGTCGGTCAGGCCGTCCGGGTGGCGTCGACGCTTGACGCGCTGGATGTGGGCTGGTTCGAGGAGCCGGTGTCCTCCGACGACCTCGACGGACTCAGATCCGTCCGCGGGCGGACCCGGGCTGACGTCGCCGCCGGCGAATACGGCTATGACCTGGTCTACTTCCAGCGCCTCTGCAGCGCCGGCGCGCTCGACTGCGTACAGGTCGACGTCAGCCGCTGCGGGGGGATCACCGAGCTGCTGCGGATCGCCGCTGTGGCGGCGGCGTACAACCTTGACATCTCCGGCCATTGCGCGCCGTACCTGCACGCCCCGGTGCTCGCCGCCGTCCCCAACCTGCGTCATCTCGAATGGTTCCATGATCACGTCCGGATCGAACGACAGTTCTTCGCCGGCGCCACCGCACCCGACCATGGTTCACTCGCCCTCTCCGACGACGTCGTCGGCAACGGGTTGACCTGGCTGCCCGAGGTGGCGGAGTCCTTCCGGGTCCGTTAG
- a CDS encoding glycosyltransferase, translating to MLNTVVVVAYLGATVILLVVAISTLTWMVDSWRTPESIAMTRFPEPDEPRLSFSLLVPARDEEQVLPHTISRLLESDHPDFEVIIIVGDDDPGTAGVAEQIAATDERVRVAVDAHPVKNKPKALNTALPLCRGLIVGVFDAEDEASPALLRHVDACFRSTQAHVVQGGVQLMNFQSSWWSLRNVLEYFFWFSSRLHLHARKRFIPLGGNTVFVRTDLLRKAKGWDPDCLAEDCELGVRLSSWGARVAVAYSPELTTREETPPTLKGLFKQRTRWSQGFLQVLRKGEWRRLPTRRQKLMAAYLLVMPFLQAFSGALVPVALVSMFLLKAPDLAVMATFAPLLPTVATVAVEVVGLHEFGRAFDEKVRLRDYVKLVLGTLPYQLILAAAAMRASARELQGVRTWEKTSHVGAHRPVHVTDQQESVL from the coding sequence ATGTTGAACACAGTCGTCGTCGTCGCCTACCTGGGAGCGACTGTCATCCTCCTGGTGGTGGCCATCAGCACCCTGACCTGGATGGTCGACTCCTGGCGCACCCCGGAGTCGATCGCCATGACCCGGTTCCCCGAGCCCGACGAGCCACGACTGTCCTTCTCGCTGCTGGTCCCCGCCCGCGACGAGGAGCAGGTGCTGCCGCACACCATCTCGCGGCTGCTCGAGTCGGACCATCCCGACTTCGAGGTGATCATCATCGTCGGCGACGACGATCCCGGGACAGCCGGCGTTGCCGAGCAGATCGCCGCCACAGATGAACGGGTGCGGGTGGCCGTCGACGCGCACCCGGTGAAGAACAAGCCCAAGGCGCTCAACACGGCCTTGCCGCTCTGCCGAGGTCTTATCGTCGGCGTCTTCGACGCCGAGGACGAGGCGTCCCCAGCGCTGCTCCGGCACGTGGATGCCTGCTTCCGTTCCACCCAGGCGCATGTCGTGCAGGGCGGCGTGCAGCTGATGAACTTCCAGTCCTCCTGGTGGTCGCTGCGCAACGTGCTGGAGTATTTCTTCTGGTTCTCCTCGCGGCTCCACCTGCATGCACGCAAGCGTTTCATCCCGCTGGGTGGCAACACCGTCTTCGTCCGCACCGACCTGTTGCGGAAGGCGAAGGGCTGGGACCCGGACTGCCTGGCGGAGGACTGCGAGCTGGGAGTCCGGCTGTCCAGCTGGGGCGCTCGTGTCGCCGTCGCGTACAGCCCGGAGCTCACCACGCGCGAGGAGACCCCACCGACGCTGAAGGGCCTGTTCAAGCAGCGCACGCGCTGGAGCCAGGGTTTTCTGCAGGTCCTTCGCAAGGGCGAGTGGCGCAGGCTTCCCACCCGGCGGCAGAAGCTGATGGCGGCGTATCTGCTCGTCATGCCCTTCCTGCAGGCGTTCTCCGGAGCACTGGTGCCAGTAGCGCTGGTGTCGATGTTCCTGCTGAAGGCACCCGACCTGGCGGTGATGGCGACCTTCGCACCGCTGCTGCCCACCGTCGCCACGGTGGCCGTGGAGGTGGTGGGTCTGCACGAGTTCGGGCGTGCCTTCGACGAGAAGGTGCGGCTGCGCGACTACGTCAAGCTGGTTCTCGGAACGCTGCCCTACCAGCTCATCCTCGCCGCGGCGGCGATGCGCGCCTCCGCGCGTGAGCTGCAGGGGGTCCGGACCTGGGAGAAGACGAGCCACGTCGGTGCCCATCGACCTGTCCACGTCACCGATCAGCAGGAGTCAGTGCTGTGA
- a CDS encoding sialidase family protein, with protein sequence MRRLLVAAGVVTAGLLVGTLPSGAAPSPWQGSTPFTNVVASQPTSGGGYPVPAGSTAPVAGTCRPGPYNANHSESWIAVKPGTEDLLGASKIFFDKYSTFYLFHLGAMTMPNATPTKTTQVQGYDCVSTGSQAMPPSWTNNTDPNVAFDSQGRAYQVTLPFNAYWDGTKLHPDGAIDLSYSDDLGRTWLKGNGGQDLEQSPNASAKQLGHVEDKQWVAVNALPGSPYRDHVYAMWSVFNNNTTKIRIAVSRDRGQTFAKAVTMTAPSQTGPSNTYVYPSVDAAGNLYVAFASFPMNRNRGPVTIFVTRSTDDGVSFSPFVAAATVGTLPTAELPNTTFRDGITESFAASPTHAGHLYLTYEDWVGTQMDVKFTQSTDGGLTWSDPTLVNDNSDAGVATDQFQPSVAAGPEGAVAVAFYDRRAACPNDPSVLAADVGRTNFCIATSLQAYKDTGSGAKPVASNTRISDFTWDPMNPAQHLDGIGQMACAGHSDPCTSGALIGDYFGLAISGRAVYGLFVSTHYPSSVIADEGGPIYYQQQVLATVARSDIARDY encoded by the coding sequence ATGAGGCGCTTGCTGGTGGCTGCTGGGGTCGTCACCGCGGGGTTGCTGGTCGGGACCTTGCCCAGCGGAGCTGCACCTTCCCCGTGGCAGGGAAGTACGCCCTTCACGAATGTGGTCGCCAGTCAGCCGACCTCCGGAGGCGGCTATCCGGTGCCCGCCGGGTCGACGGCGCCGGTGGCCGGCACCTGCCGGCCAGGACCGTACAACGCGAACCACTCGGAGTCCTGGATCGCGGTCAAACCGGGCACCGAGGACCTGCTCGGTGCGTCCAAGATCTTCTTCGACAAGTACTCTACCTTCTACCTGTTCCATCTCGGCGCCATGACCATGCCCAACGCGACGCCGACGAAGACGACGCAGGTGCAGGGCTATGACTGCGTGTCGACCGGCAGCCAGGCCATGCCGCCGTCGTGGACGAACAACACCGATCCCAACGTGGCGTTCGACTCCCAGGGCCGTGCGTACCAGGTCACGCTGCCGTTCAACGCCTACTGGGACGGCACGAAGCTCCATCCGGACGGCGCAATCGACCTGTCGTACTCCGATGACCTGGGCCGCACCTGGCTGAAGGGCAACGGCGGTCAGGACCTGGAGCAGTCGCCCAACGCCTCGGCGAAGCAGTTGGGCCATGTCGAGGACAAGCAGTGGGTCGCCGTCAACGCTCTGCCCGGCAGCCCGTACCGCGACCATGTGTATGCGATGTGGTCGGTGTTCAACAACAACACCACCAAGATCCGCATCGCCGTCTCGCGTGACCGGGGCCAGACGTTCGCCAAGGCGGTGACGATGACCGCTCCGTCGCAGACCGGGCCGTCGAACACGTACGTCTATCCGTCCGTCGACGCGGCGGGCAACCTCTACGTCGCGTTCGCGTCCTTCCCCATGAACCGCAACCGGGGGCCGGTGACGATCTTCGTCACCCGATCCACCGATGACGGCGTGAGCTTCTCCCCGTTCGTCGCGGCCGCCACCGTGGGTACGCTTCCGACCGCTGAACTTCCCAACACGACCTTCCGTGACGGGATCACCGAGAGCTTTGCGGCCAGCCCTACCCATGCCGGCCACCTGTACCTCACGTATGAAGACTGGGTCGGCACGCAGATGGACGTGAAGTTCACCCAGTCGACCGACGGCGGGCTGACCTGGTCAGATCCGACACTCGTCAACGACAACAGCGATGCCGGCGTAGCCACCGACCAGTTCCAGCCGTCGGTCGCCGCCGGGCCGGAGGGCGCGGTGGCCGTGGCCTTCTACGACCGCCGCGCCGCCTGTCCCAACGACCCGAGCGTGCTCGCCGCGGACGTCGGACGAACCAACTTCTGCATCGCCACCTCGCTTCAGGCGTACAAGGACACCGGGTCGGGCGCCAAGCCGGTAGCGTCGAACACCCGCATCTCAGACTTCACCTGGGATCCGATGAACCCGGCCCAGCATCTTGACGGGATCGGGCAGATGGCCTGCGCCGGTCACAGCGACCCGTGCACGAGCGGGGCCCTCATCGGCGACTACTTCGGTCTGGCCATCTCCGGTCGGGCGGTCTACGGGCTGTTCGTGTCGACGCACTACCCGTCGAGCGTCATCGCCGATGAGGGTGGCCCGATCTATTACCAGCAACAGGTCCTCGCCACGGTTGCCAGGTCCGACATCGCCCGCGACTACTGA
- a CDS encoding glycosyltransferase family 39 protein has protein sequence MSLRTELPPLDLELDLEALERAVRPTPAERLQRLRERLVDRLRRDWLDLTLLSTLFVVAAVVHARGMYLSPARFDDEGTYTAYAWSVPNLHRLAHYTYWYAHPPLGQLQMAFYNVVTDAFERLPYAVATGREFMLVCKLISVVLLFRLARRLQFGRATTTLAVIMFSLSPLAVYFQRTALLDNLVTPWLLAAFFFAASPRRSIQAAAASATCFAIAVLTKETALLFMPALLLLFWQRTDQRNRKFTVTMYMMVVSLLGLMYPLYAQIKNELWAGPGHVSLQWAIQWQLFDRVGSGSIFDPASTAHKVVTTWLGLDHWSCLACLVAIVPGLLLRRTRAFAVAFAIQVSSLLRNGYLPYPFIIAMIPFAALTFAGVIDILWKWSRVSERLPRHAWPVDRLRAVASITLHIGTRLLVAGTVVALSLVVSGPWRYGLEDLWTSNRDAGKAAALSWLKSNVDHEDTLVVDDAFWVDLVRSGHPRKKVIWFTKLDVDKDVALPASQPWRTIDFIALDRQDALSLHLNDDLTPSRDTKNQFPTLAKAIENGRIVASFGAPEDRATIWRVSPPAPPIAAREKR, from the coding sequence GTGAGCCTCCGAACAGAACTGCCTCCGCTCGATCTCGAGCTTGATCTCGAGGCGCTCGAACGTGCAGTCAGGCCGACGCCGGCCGAGCGGCTGCAACGCCTGCGTGAGCGCCTGGTGGACCGGCTGCGCCGCGACTGGCTGGACCTGACCCTGCTCTCGACCCTGTTCGTCGTGGCGGCCGTCGTGCATGCCCGAGGCATGTACCTGTCGCCGGCGCGCTTCGATGACGAGGGCACCTACACCGCCTACGCCTGGTCCGTGCCCAACCTGCACCGGCTGGCGCACTACACGTACTGGTATGCGCATCCGCCGCTGGGGCAGTTGCAGATGGCGTTCTACAACGTGGTGACCGACGCCTTCGAACGGCTGCCGTACGCCGTCGCCACGGGCCGTGAGTTCATGCTGGTGTGCAAGCTGATCTCGGTGGTGCTGTTGTTCCGGCTGGCTCGTCGGCTCCAGTTCGGCCGTGCCACGACGACGCTTGCGGTGATCATGTTCTCGCTGAGCCCGCTGGCGGTCTACTTCCAGCGGACCGCGCTGCTGGACAACCTGGTGACGCCCTGGTTGTTGGCGGCCTTCTTCTTCGCCGCCTCACCGAGACGCTCGATCCAGGCGGCCGCGGCGAGTGCAACCTGCTTCGCGATCGCTGTGCTGACCAAGGAGACCGCGCTGTTGTTCATGCCCGCGCTCCTGCTGCTCTTCTGGCAGCGCACCGACCAGCGCAACCGCAAGTTCACCGTGACCATGTACATGATGGTGGTATCCCTGCTGGGGCTGATGTATCCGCTGTACGCTCAGATCAAGAACGAGCTCTGGGCTGGGCCGGGCCACGTCAGCCTGCAGTGGGCGATCCAGTGGCAGCTGTTCGACCGGGTCGGCAGCGGAAGCATCTTCGACCCCGCCAGCACCGCCCACAAGGTCGTCACCACCTGGCTGGGCCTCGACCACTGGTCCTGTCTGGCCTGCCTCGTCGCCATCGTTCCCGGCCTGCTGCTCCGTCGCACCCGGGCGTTCGCCGTCGCCTTCGCGATCCAGGTGAGCAGCCTGCTGCGCAACGGCTATCTGCCGTACCCGTTCATCATCGCGATGATCCCGTTTGCGGCGCTCACCTTCGCCGGTGTGATCGACATCCTGTGGAAGTGGTCGAGAGTGTCGGAGCGGCTCCCTCGGCATGCCTGGCCGGTCGACCGGCTCCGGGCCGTGGCCAGCATCACCCTCCATATCGGCACCCGTCTGCTGGTCGCCGGCACCGTGGTCGCGCTCTCCCTGGTGGTGTCCGGGCCCTGGCGGTACGGGCTCGAGGACCTGTGGACGAGCAACCGGGACGCCGGCAAGGCGGCCGCGCTGTCCTGGCTCAAGAGCAACGTCGACCATGAGGACACCCTCGTTGTCGATGACGCCTTCTGGGTCGACCTGGTCCGTTCCGGGCATCCCCGCAAGAAGGTCATCTGGTTCACCAAGCTCGATGTGGACAAGGATGTTGCATTGCCGGCCAGTCAGCCGTGGCGCACCATCGACTTCATCGCGCTGGACCGGCAGGACGCCTTGTCGCTGCACCTCAACGACGACCTGACCCCGAGCCGCGACACCAAGAACCAGTTCCCAACCCTGGCCAAGGCCATCGAGAATGGCCGGATCGTGGCGAGCTTCGGAGCGCCCGAGGACCGGGCGACGATCTGGCGGGTGTCGCCCCCGGCGCCGCCGATCGCTGCCAGAGAGAAGCGTTGA
- a CDS encoding methyltransferase domain-containing protein, whose product MKNFDPAKSFLGDAARHNDDSPRGDERETVQLLAELARGRALELAIGSGRIALPLAAAGVAVDGIELSPDMIDILRSRPGGDRIDVRMGDMTTVGTGRRYCLVFLIFNTIFNLLTQDDQVRCFQNAARHLDEDGLFLVEAAVPSAWTASNSYVNAEDVELDFVTLDVCRYDPVTQILDESHVRLDAAGVQLRPISCRLAWPSELDLMARLAGLELRDRWGGWQREPFTADSVRHVSTYGPGRA is encoded by the coding sequence GTGAAGAACTTCGACCCGGCCAAGAGCTTCCTCGGCGACGCCGCGCGTCACAACGACGACAGCCCACGAGGAGACGAGCGGGAGACCGTTCAGCTGCTGGCAGAGCTGGCCCGAGGCCGAGCACTGGAGCTGGCGATCGGGTCCGGTCGCATCGCCCTCCCGTTGGCGGCCGCGGGAGTCGCCGTTGACGGCATCGAGCTGTCACCGGACATGATCGACATCCTGCGCAGCCGACCCGGCGGAGACAGGATCGACGTCCGGATGGGAGATATGACCACCGTGGGGACCGGTCGTCGCTACTGTCTGGTTTTCCTGATCTTCAATACCATCTTCAACCTGCTGACCCAGGACGACCAGGTCCGGTGCTTCCAGAACGCCGCCCGCCACCTCGACGAGGACGGCCTGTTCCTTGTTGAGGCTGCGGTCCCCAGCGCCTGGACAGCCAGCAACAGCTACGTCAACGCCGAAGACGTGGAGCTGGATTTCGTCACCCTCGACGTCTGCCGTTATGACCCGGTCACCCAGATCCTCGACGAGAGCCATGTCCGTCTCGACGCTGCTGGCGTGCAGTTGAGGCCCATCTCCTGCCGGCTGGCCTGGCCGTCCGAGCTGGACCTGATGGCCCGGCTGGCCGGTCTGGAGCTCCGCGATCGCTGGGGCGGGTGGCAGCGCGAGCCGTTCACCGCCGACAGCGTTCGCCATGTCTCCACCTACGGCCCTGGACGGGCGTGA
- a CDS encoding glycoside hydrolase family 5 protein, which translates to MGQQLAGLSRTAEPPATLSRHPRRRRLIAAGAALSLIAGLATFLVSSNSSPDCVDSPVTAQALSDLGGYVDWLHKNKVRGYVGEVGWPSGPDARDWNEVASHWYDAADRDGLWVTAWAAGKWWPDSYQLTVYRLTGAREPADAGAQAAVVEAHADVSGALRGVDLPSGAFASGPEGPSTYSGTTPGRYGRDYYYEDAADLRQVAKTGADVVRISVTWERLQHQPGGPLDQTELERVRATLRAAETVGLGVVLDLHNYGDYWVADGSGHRRLTLGTPDLPDDQFADLWRQLSTALRDSTAIIGYGLMNEPTNLAADPTEGAHRWQVASQAAVQAIRQTGDHRTVFVTGYGGASPSQWVRYHPRAWIDDPADQVRYETHQYFDTDRTGRYTRTFREETLRARGSGFGTFCPATKQ; encoded by the coding sequence ATGGGCCAGCAGCTGGCCGGGCTCAGCCGCACCGCCGAGCCACCGGCAACGCTGTCCCGCCACCCCCGCCGGCGCAGGCTGATCGCGGCCGGCGCGGCCCTGTCCCTGATCGCCGGCCTTGCCACCTTCCTCGTCAGCAGCAACTCCAGCCCGGACTGTGTCGACTCGCCGGTCACTGCCCAGGCGCTGTCCGACCTGGGCGGCTACGTCGACTGGCTGCACAAGAACAAGGTGCGCGGCTACGTCGGCGAGGTCGGCTGGCCGTCGGGGCCGGACGCGCGCGACTGGAATGAGGTGGCTTCCCACTGGTACGACGCCGCTGACCGCGACGGCCTCTGGGTCACCGCCTGGGCGGCGGGGAAGTGGTGGCCGGATTCGTACCAACTGACGGTCTATCGACTCACTGGAGCGCGCGAACCGGCGGACGCCGGTGCCCAGGCCGCAGTCGTGGAGGCACACGCCGACGTGTCCGGCGCGCTGCGCGGAGTCGACCTGCCGAGCGGCGCGTTCGCTTCCGGACCTGAGGGCCCGAGCACCTACAGCGGCACCACACCGGGACGCTACGGCCGGGACTACTACTACGAGGACGCCGCTGATCTTCGCCAGGTCGCCAAGACCGGTGCCGACGTCGTGCGGATCTCGGTCACCTGGGAGCGGCTGCAGCACCAGCCGGGCGGTCCCCTCGACCAGACCGAGCTGGAACGGGTGCGGGCGACCCTGCGAGCGGCGGAGACCGTCGGTCTCGGTGTGGTGCTGGACCTGCACAACTACGGCGACTACTGGGTGGCTGACGGCTCGGGACACCGCCGGCTGACCCTGGGCACCCCTGACCTTCCCGATGACCAGTTCGCTGACCTGTGGCGCCAGCTGAGTACCGCCTTGCGCGACTCCACCGCGATCATCGGATACGGGCTGATGAATGAGCCGACCAACCTGGCCGCCGATCCGACCGAAGGGGCCCACCGTTGGCAGGTGGCCTCGCAGGCCGCTGTCCAGGCGATCCGGCAGACCGGTGATCATCGCACCGTCTTCGTCACCGGCTACGGCGGGGCGTCACCGAGCCAATGGGTCCGCTACCACCCCCGGGCGTGGATCGACGACCCGGCCGACCAGGTCCGGTATGAGACCCATCAGTACTTCGACACCGATCGCACCGGTCGCTACACCCGAACCTTCAGGGAGGAGACCCTGCGAGCGCGCGGGTCTGGCTTCGGGACCTTCTGCCCTGCGACGAAACAATGA
- a CDS encoding nitroreductase/quinone reductase family protein, which yields MADVQHALMRAFAELHIRVYRASGGRLMGKVRGIPVLLLSVAGRKTGRTRTTPVSYFEDEGRFIVTGSAGGAPAEPQWFLNLRRADRAEIEVGRRRIEVTVAIADADQREALWPRLLTHAPFFADYQAKVKRQLPMAILTPTA from the coding sequence ATGGCCGATGTTCAGCATGCCTTGATGCGTGCCTTTGCCGAACTTCACATCCGCGTGTACCGAGCGTCCGGCGGGCGATTGATGGGCAAGGTCCGCGGCATACCGGTGTTGTTGCTCAGCGTTGCCGGCCGCAAGACGGGAAGGACGCGCACAACCCCTGTCTCCTACTTCGAAGACGAAGGCCGCTTCATCGTCACCGGGTCGGCCGGTGGCGCTCCTGCCGAGCCGCAGTGGTTCCTCAACCTGAGGCGAGCGGATCGGGCAGAGATCGAGGTCGGACGTCGACGGATCGAGGTCACGGTGGCCATCGCCGACGCCGATCAGCGGGAGGCGCTGTGGCCCCGGCTGCTGACCCATGCCCCCTTCTTCGCCGACTACCAGGCGAAGGTCAAGCGGCAGCTACCGATGGCGATCCTCACGCCGACAGCATGA
- a CDS encoding SMP-30/gluconolactonase/LRE family protein, with amino-acid sequence MSQFMTLVADLALVESPRWHDDRLVFSDWGARQVLSVTPDGQRDVVADVPAMPFCLDRLPDGRLVVTAGQQLLVRAADGRLAPYADLSQLSDKAWNDIVIDRHGNAYVNNVNFDFPGGEFRPGLLAVVTPNGEARLVADGLVFPNGMAISPDGSTLVVAESYASRLTAFDIQADATLSNQRTWAALEQAAPDGICFDAEGAVWFAEVPGQRCVRVAEGGEVLQQLNSELGCFACMLGGPDGRTLFVTAAAWPDAMTPGSRTGRILTATVRVPGAGWPR; translated from the coding sequence GTGTCCCAGTTCATGACCCTCGTGGCCGACCTCGCCCTGGTCGAGTCACCGCGCTGGCATGACGATCGGCTGGTGTTCTCCGACTGGGGTGCCCGGCAGGTGCTGTCCGTGACTCCTGACGGCCAGCGCGACGTCGTTGCCGACGTGCCTGCGATGCCGTTCTGCCTCGACCGGCTGCCTGACGGGAGGCTCGTTGTCACGGCTGGGCAGCAGCTCCTGGTTAGGGCGGCTGACGGCCGGCTCGCTCCCTACGCCGACCTCAGCCAGCTGTCCGACAAGGCCTGGAACGACATCGTCATCGACCGCCACGGCAATGCCTATGTGAACAACGTCAACTTCGACTTCCCGGGCGGGGAGTTCCGGCCAGGTCTGCTGGCCGTCGTCACTCCCAACGGCGAGGCTCGACTGGTGGCCGACGGGTTGGTCTTTCCCAACGGGATGGCCATCTCCCCCGACGGCTCGACACTGGTGGTCGCCGAGTCGTACGCCAGCAGGCTCACCGCCTTCGATATCCAGGCGGACGCGACGCTCAGCAACCAGCGCACCTGGGCCGCCCTGGAACAGGCGGCGCCGGACGGGATCTGTTTCGACGCCGAGGGCGCGGTGTGGTTCGCCGAGGTGCCGGGACAGCGTTGTGTCCGGGTCGCCGAAGGCGGCGAGGTCCTTCAGCAGCTGAACTCCGAACTGGGCTGCTTCGCCTGCATGCTCGGTGGTCCCGACGGTAGGACCCTCTTCGTCACCGCCGCAGCATGGCCCGACGCGATGACACCCGGCTCTCGGACGGGTCGGATCCTGACCGCAACCGTACGAGTTCCGGGGGCGGGCTGGCCCCGTTGA